Within the Streptomyces sp. NBC_00353 genome, the region TCGACCTGTGAGCACCACCTGGTGCCGTTCCGGGGGGTCGCGCACGTCGGGTACATCCCGGCGACCACCGGAAAGATCACCGGTCTGTCGAAGCTGGCCCGGCTGGTCGACGTCTACGCCCGACGCCCGCAGGTCCAGGAGCGGCTCACCACGCAGATCGCCGACTCGCTGATGAGGATCCTGGAGCCGCGCGGAGCCATCGTCGTCGTCGAGTGCGAGCACATGTGCATGTCGATGCGCGGGATCCGCAAGCCGGGCGCGAAGACGCTGACCTCGGCGGTACGCGGCCAGCTGCGCGACCCCGCCACGCGCGCGGAGGCAATGAGCCTGATCATGGCGCGCTGAGGGCCGGTTGCGGTGCCGGTGCTGCCGTGGGTGGTGCCGGTGTGCCGGACGGGCACGGCGCGTCAGGCGGAAGCG harbors:
- the folE gene encoding GTP cyclohydrolase I FolE encodes the protein MTDPVTLDGQGSIGEFDEKRAEAAVRELLIAVGEDPDREGLRETPGRVARAYKEIFAGLHQAPEDVLTTTFDLGHDEMVLVKDIEVFSTCEHHLVPFRGVAHVGYIPATTGKITGLSKLARLVDVYARRPQVQERLTTQIADSLMRILEPRGAIVVVECEHMCMSMRGIRKPGAKTLTSAVRGQLRDPATRAEAMSLIMAR